In Mytilus edulis chromosome 13, xbMytEdul2.2, whole genome shotgun sequence, a single window of DNA contains:
- the LOC139500219 gene encoding uncharacterized protein: MLKLGGLTFFVVCFVNGQLTDKTRTPNASGSDVVEAVVNLIREACIFPNDKLYLRRLAYVESMDGLEANTYRPNYYGGIWQIDQDMFQQIATAIVLDDAKKMITQRIGIDRSKVQWIDLAKPLYSGLAAALFTLLKAGKNGIPRGIHYQANFWVNTYRPGHLANVFFTKSNKLETGCKRTNTLDLVFALDSSTSLAPQEFDAAKQFVKSIVDSFEISSDKTQVGVIRFSTTVDGGFNLNTHSSADELKKAIDGVQYKSGGTHTAEAIEYAINNLFTTTNGARLGSSKILILVTDGRSENRNETLRQAAAAKAKGISIFAIGVSAQVDERELNAVASQPTCTHVKILNSFDDLDSLKAEMEQVSCKAPDVLTPNKYVYGCNSDVAVQIIQTKSNVRMILSLYLKYSHIMYNLVYQTQASISRLVRKEVCLFTFLIIFTRQKVVTLEKDRSNHSKKPDQITRKIRILAGHYTYRVSVRIRVMLRIKVLVSIEFRVGVRV; this comes from the exons atgttaaaattaggTGGTTTGACTTTTTTCGTGGTGTGTTTCGTAAATGGACAATTAACCGACAAAACTAGAACTCCAAACGCATCTGGATCGGATGTCGTAGAAGCAGTAGTGAATTTGATCAGAGAGGCATGTATCTTCCCAAATGATAAATTGTACCTCAGAAGACTTGCATATGTTGAGAGCATGGATGGTTTGGAAGCAAATACATACAGACCAAATTACTATGGAGGAATTTGGCAG ATAGACCAGGACATGTTCCAACAAATTGCAACAGCTATAGTTCTGGATGATGCTAAGAAGATGATTACACAGAGGATAGGTATCGATAGGTCAAAAGTACAGTGGATAGATCTGGCAAAACCATTATACTCAGGACTCGCCGCCGCTCTGTTTACACTTCTCAAAGCAGGAAAAAATGGAATCCCACGTGGTATCCATTATCAAGCCAACTTTTGGGTAAACACTTACAGACCAGGTCATCttgcaaatgtgtttttcacAAAATCCAACAAATTAGAAACAG GATGTAAAAGAACAAATACCTTAGATTTGGTATTTGCCCTTGACAGTTCCACCAGTTTAGCTCCTCAAGAATTTGATGCAGCAAAGCAGTTTGTCAAATCTATTGTTGACTCATTTGAGATCAGTAGCGACAAAACACAGGTCGGCGTTATCAGATTCAGCACAACAGTTGATGGAGGGTTTAATTTGAACACACACAGTTCTGCCGATGAATTAAAGAAGGCAATCGATGGAGTACAGTACAAATCGGGTGGTACACACACTGCTGAAGCAATTGAGTACGCCATCAACAATTTATTCACAACCACTAATGGCGCCCGTTTAGGATCATCAAAG aTCTTGATTCTTGTAACTGATGGGCGTTCTGAAAATAGAAATGAGACTTTAAGACAAGCAGCAGCTGCCAAAGCCAAGGGAATATCAATATTTGCCATTGGAGTAAGTGCACAGGTCGATGAG AGAGAATTGAATGCTGTCGCTAGTCAACCTACATGCACACATGTCAAAATTCTGAATTCATTTGACGACTTAGATTCTTTGAAAGCAGAAATGGAACAGGTTTCATGCAAAg CCCCAGATGTATTGACGCCAAACAAATACGTTTACGGATGTAATAGTGATGTTGCTGTTCAAATTATTCAAACGAAAAGCAATGTCAGAATGATACTATCTTTATATCTCAAATACTCACATATCATGTATAACCTTGTATATCAAACTCAAGCTTCTATATCACGTCTTGTTAGAAaagaagtctgtttgtttacatttctgATCATATTCACTCGACaaaaagtggtcacactcgaaaaagACCGATCAAATCACTCCAAAaagcccgatcaaatcactcgaaaaattAGGATCCTAGCCGGACATTATACCTACCGTGTAAGTGTTCGAATTCGAGTTATGCttagaattaaagttctagtAAGCATTGAGTTTCGAGTAGGAGttcgagtttga
- the LOC139501501 gene encoding uncharacterized protein encodes MQRNSGGHLMDPGSNISLITRELAGKLNLKGRNVTLSVTKVGNSTDSIQSKEFILPTTDAHDETWQVKVYGMDEITANVSKVNVQNVVNLFRGIKLSDIVRPTGKIELLIGTDCCALLPSKIDQIGNLQLMKNQFGYCLRGSHTMLQSYENVNNNAVRINHASGIIHNINDMQIENLPLKESIDKFYEIESLGISCTPKCGNCKCGKCPIGNNNYTIQDERELIMIRNGLNYDSESQKWEASYPWKRSLSELPNNVNSAKAKLLSTDKHLHKMGQEYSESYQNPLEDMVKRNVARKLTEKEIQQYEGPVHYIHHHEVLKPESKSTPIRIVFNSSASYMGHVLNEYWENGPNVINDLLGVLLRFRQEKVATAGDISKMYNSVNLSLLDQHTHRFVWRDMDSSKLPDYYVLQTVTFGDKPSGAIATIALQMTTDMYSHTYSDTAKMINKNSYVDDILVSKETMKEAKT; translated from the coding sequence ATGCAACGGAATTCAGGTGGCCACCTTATGGATCCAGGTTCGAACATTTCTTTGATTACTCGTGAATTGGCAGGAAAATTGAATCTAAAGGGACGTAACGTAACACTGTCAGTAACAAAGGTTGGAAACAGCACTGATAGTATTCAAAGTAAGGAGTTTATTCTACCAACAACCGACGCGCATGACGAAACCTGGCAAGTCAAGGTATATGGTATGGACGAGATAACGGCAAATGTATCAAAAGTAAATGTTCAAAATGTTGTCAATTTGTTCAGAGGCATCAAGTTAAGCGATATTGTTAGACCGACAGGTAAAATTGAACTTTTGATTGGCACTGATTGTTGCGCCTTATTACCTTCCAAGATTGATCAGATTGGGAACTTGCAACTGATGAAGAATCAATTCGGATACTGCTTACGAGGAAGTCATACTATGTTACAATCCTATGAAAACGTCAATAACAATGCTGTTAGAATCAATCATGCATCAGgaataatacataatataaatgACATGCAAATTGAAAATTTACCCCTTAAAGAAAGCATTGACAAATTCTATGAAATAGAAAGTCTTGGAATTAGTTGCACACCTAAATGTGGGAACTGTAAATGCGGAAAATGCCCAATCGGGAACAACAACTATACTATTCAGGACGAGAGGGAGTTAATAATGATACGAAACGGGCTCAATTATGATTCTGAAAGTCAAAAGTGGGAAGCATCGTATCCATGGAAAAGGAGTCTAAGTGAATTGCCTAATAATGTTAACTCAGCTAAGGCTAAACTCTTATCAACGGATAAACACTTGCATAAGATGGGACAAGAATATAGTGAGTCGTATCAAAATCCACTTGAAGACATGGTTAAACGGAATGTGGCCAGGAAATTGACAGAAAAAGAAATTCAACAATATGAAGGCCCAGTACATTACATTCATCACCATGAGGTATTAAAACCAGAATCGAAATCTACACCAATCAGAATAGTCTTCAATTCGTCAGCTTCGTACATGGGACACGTACTCAACGAATACTGGGAAAATGGACCTAATGTAATAAATGATCTATTAGGAGTACTTTTGAGATTTCGTCAGGAGAAAGTAGCCACAGCAGGAGATATATCGAAAATGTACAATTCTGTAAACCTGTCTCTACTAGACCAACATACTCACAGGTTCGTGTGGAGAGATATGGATTCAAGTAAGCTGCCAGACTATTATGTCTTACAAACTGTTACATTTGGAGATAAACCAAGCGGTGCTATTGCAACCATTGCACTTCAAATGACTACTGACATGTATTCACATACATATTCAGATACAGCTAAAATGATCAACAAAAATAGCTACGTTGACGACATTTTGGTGTCAAAAGAAACAATGAAGGAGGCCAAAACGTGA